GTAGAATTTGTGAAAACGTAAAAATGTTGATGAAAATATCATGTtgacaaaaaattaataccaTGAATATGAGACGTCCATAGTTAgtttaagttaattatattaactCTAGTGCTAGATATGAGGCATTGATAGATATGAGGCATTGATAGAAGAGTTTAGATTAGTGGATAGGTTGttaagttattaatttaagaatacaaaagtaaaagaaaaatgagagtaGATTGCAAAATTGGTGAAAATATTAACCAATTATAGAAAATCGAAGTTGATAGAAGTCTACTATTTTGGTTCATTGTGTTATATTATTTgagaatgaaaaacaaaagaaattagtgAAATAAATCCTAACTGTTTTTGATATTGAAACTTTGATTCCGTTGAATAATATTGGAGTGGAAGATTGTATGTTGGATCTTTGGATAAGCTAACAAGATAGCAGTTTGAGTATTGTAGTATAGAAGAAGATTTAAACCCACAAATTAGATATCATCTATGTTTGTGTTGGCCAATTTAGATTGGCAACATGAACATAGCTCCAATGTTCATCACTTGGAAGAAGAATTTATACAGAATGATAAGTTGTTTCTtgattcaaaatcaaaattcacagccaaatttgataataataCAGTATATTTAGTATGTAAAATCCAATAACGGAGTTAAGTTCACGAATGTACATAAACCGATTTTGATGGATAGCCGGAATTCAATTCATGAGATGAGGAAATCACAATGCGATCAGATTTCACTCAGTTATGATATTCAGAAGAGATACTCTGGTATGAATCAATTCCCTGAACAATCCTTCTGTTCCTCGTTCGATTCTTTCGATGCTTGAATCTAACCCCATCAATCTCTCTCGAACAATTCCCTCAATTTTCTCCTTCGCTTCTGTATCTCTACTCGATGATCCAAATCGTAATTCCTCCATCGCTATCTCCAGATTCTCCAACTCGTTCATTCTCTCCGTCTGATTGTTCCGGCTTATCGCTCCCTTTTGGACAAGCCTCGACACCAACGTCCATCGGCTTGGTTTCGACCTCCACTGCACCGGCACGGCGAGGAACGACAATAGCGAGTTGAAGATCGAGGAGGTGACAGAGCTTGCTTCTCTTAGCACCCTGATTACAGCCGCCGTTACTTCGTTTTCTAATTGAAGAGGAGGAGAGGCTCCGGTGGTGCAATCCATTTGTCTCAGTGATGCGAGTGATTTCTTCAAGCTTTCGTGTTTGATCCTCTTTCTTAAGCAGATATATGCAGCTATACTGTTTTCGATGCCTGAATCTTCGTATTTGCTTCGTCGGATCGCAGATTGGAGTTCTCTAATGCTTTCTTTTATCAGCAAAACAGTGTCTCTCGTGTTGTCGCAGATATCCAGGAATCTAACAGAATCATCCACCAATTCCTGTACCCAAATTTCACGTCGGTGTGAAGCTAGGGCTTGTTGGGCCAGTGGCAGGTTAAGAACCTCGTTTATGCATCTGTAGAGCTCCACAAGGCCGGAGAGACTACTGCAAATGGCTTCAATGCTTGAGAAAGATGATGGATCCGAGGATCTAAGCTTGGCTAGTTCTTCCTCAACACGAATCGTGGATGGATGCGATCGAGCAGGTAAACTTATACATCGAGCCCTATAACGACTCCAAGGTGTTTGTGAAAATGTAACCATGGCTATTCTGTTGTTGTGCTGGATAATGGGTGTTAGTGGGGGCAACTTATAGATGAAATCCTTAAATTCCCATCACAGATTTATATAGGTAGTAGAgtcaatggaaaaaaaaaaaggaactttTTTAGGGATTTTCAGAATTGAACATGTGAAGGCAGCCAAAGATTAATCAATGATGTGGGTTATGAAGTCACATCTTTTGCCGGctaaaaagtaatattaaattggTATCATTCAGTCTCCATATTAAATGGAACctgaatttgtttttatccGGTTGCGGGATAAGTGGCTTGTCATTCCCTTATTTCCATTCCCCGTATCTCCACCGCCATCACCGCCTACTCACGTTTATCCATGGTTGAAAGTTGAATCTAAGTTCATTGGCGTTGGAAATAGGTAGCCATTAAACTAAACCTGACCATCCCCCATGGACAATGGACCTGATTTTGTCTAGAACCAGCCGTCTTTCTCCTTCtgtttctttattgttttattcacGTTTTATAGAAGAACTTCTAGGCTGCTTCAATGGAGTAAAAGATTCATCAAAGTTGATGTATAATTGACCTTGAATAAGCTCTCAAACTTCTAGAACTTTAAAGTAACTAGTCTTCACGGGGTcttgttttaaattgtattaGGGGTAGATTTTGGTGGTGAAATGGATTAAGGTTTTAAATCTTTTCAAGGATTGAGAGGGATTAGGAGTGGAGCCCTGATGAGATGGCTTGGCTGTGCTTTAAATGAGTAGAAGCATGAGTTATCAATCAAATCCTCTTTCGAATGGCAGCTGGTGATCAAAGACAACTTATCATGCAAATGATAGGAGATAAGAGCATTTGGTGGCTAGTCATTAGAGGGCTCTACTATTATGCCATTTCAATTAGTGGTTGAATATGGAAATGCCGATCAGATTAGATAGATAACTAGGGATGGCCTCAAATTTAGTCCTTTCTTAGTCACACCATTcgtgttatttaattatatgatttatttgtattttgcttTAAACTAATTCACATGTCTTGTCGAAACTTTgagtaattataaaatttattttttctatttaacaGTTGGGCTACATTTTCGTCTAAATATCCATTTGGTGATATTGATAGAACTACATtacaagataaataaaagcaTTCGAAGTACTTGGACGTTCCGTCTAAAGACTACTCTCAAATCCCAATTCATTCTCTAAAGTATTGCTTTactttccttattttcttaaacttcTGTTTATAATAAGATTTCATAACAAACTCCCCTAGATAATTAGTAATGTATTCTTATATTAGAAATGTTCCAAGTCCCAATGTACTGACTCATTGAACTTGTTAAACTTTTTTGTGCAAACGTGTGGGAAGCTGCTTCATTATGACTCTACTAGTCTCTTTTTCCATTAAGACTCTTACTCATCCCctctactttaattttattacgCCAATGCAACCTTGTGAGAAGCTGCCTTAATGGAGCTTCTTTTTGGGGGGTTTAAATTTCAGTTGTAGGTTTAATGAAACTACTGTTCATGATAGAGGAGGAGAAAGAAGTATCGTAAACAGAGAATTCCTCTTGGCCGGTATCAAGAAATTGACTTATTAAGATTACATGGAAGAGAGCCACTTGGAATGGGCAGATGAGGAATCTGGTTGGGTTGGTTGAGTTGGGATAGAGGCACAAGGCCCATTTAAATTGTTTGCTATCTGGACGGCAAAAGCCCATTGGCAGATCGAGTTAGAAAGCTGGCTAGATTTCACCAACCAACCCTCCATTCTTCACTTGATTATTGGAATGTTTGGTCAAATCCTATTGTATGCAAGAGAAAATTAGGTGAAGGTGAAAATACAAATCTATTCCCCTAAACTTCACCTATTTTCTTCAGGAAGTAGATATGTCTTAACCATGAGCCATCGTTCCAATTTAGCATGATGGAACATTGAAATGGAAGGTTAACCTCAAGTCTCATATGGATCCGAACACAGAAGATTTAAGAAAACACCCAAGATGATTATAttgcaataataaaaaaaaccacaaaattaATAACCTTTTACTATGTCTTTCGTATAATCCAACCCACTACGGACCTCCTCCCATTTGTAATCCAACCATCTCTAGTTTACCACTATACATTTACTGATCTTATTGCTATGTTCAAGAATCATCTACTAGTATCCTTGCAGCAACCACATCTTTCGACCTTCGGGGTTCCTACTTTGGGTAAATCTTAGATGAAATGAAGTTTCaacatttagatttagatGTGATTTCATACGATATGATGTATAATGTAATGAGTTCAACTTTATTCGTCGAACCTTTACGTGGATGGCGATTTCATATAAAGACACAAAGGGAATAATGGATCGAACAAGCAagtaatttcatcattttcaaagaCTTAACTATTATTCTTGTTTAGATCAAGAACAAATAGAATACAAATCGTATTATGTACATGAAACTCGAGCTAAATATCCCAATGGCGGATCCCTAAAAGTTGGATGCCTTTACAGGATTCAGGGCGTCAAAATTGGCTATGGAAATAGAATACAAGCCTATTGAGAGATTATGTTCAACATAGATGCTCTTGTTTTGATCAATCTCCTGAACACACCATCCAAGCCACTCTCAATTTCTTGTGCTGCCATTTCCAAGCTCTCCAATCTTTTTTGAGCAATCTGCGACTTCTCAACCTCCATTTCTTGAACAACGGAGCTCAAAGCCACATCCACATTCTCAAATTCGTTCAATCCACTGTTTGATTCGCAGGCAATCGCCCCCTTGTGCACCCACTTAGAAACCAGAGACCACCCTCGAGCTTTTGACTTCGTCAATGGCGTCAAGTACACCAACACGGATTCGAAGATTAAGTTGTTGGTCGAACAAGCTTGTCTTAACGCACCAATCACAGAGCTCAGGTGATGATCCGGATTTTCCATTGGGGTTGTGTTGAATTTctcattcatcttcttcattgatgttattaactttttagcttcttttttcatcctttttctGTAACAATTATAAGCAACGGTGGCAGTTTTAACGGCGGAGTCGCCTTTCCTCCTGCGAACAGCAGAATGAAGAGCCCCAACATGTTGTTGGGTTTCTAATGTCACCTCCTTTGCTAAGCTGCAAACATCCAAAAGCTTCATAGAACCATCCAACAACTCCTCCACAAACTGTTTATGTTGGGGACAAGACAAAACCTTCTGGGTAGACCCCATTTTGAGAAGCTCATCAATGGAGTCATACAAATCCTGTAATCCCAAAAGCCCACCacaaacagaagaagaagaagaagaagtagtaGAAGACACCCATGTCTTCACCTTCGCCAACTCCTCCTCAACCTTCAAAGTACTAGGATGTGATCTAGAAGGTAAGCTTATTGATCTCGCATGGTACTTGGTAGCCATTATTGACAACCCttatcttctttctctcaacaAAAGCTAAAGTAGAAACTCTCTTTGCTGCTTCTGGATAGGTTTTACAAATGCATATATATAGgaacacatacacatacacatacacacattATAGAGGCATTAAATGGTGGGGGCATTGATGATTTAGGGGTGTCACATGATTGTGCAGCATCGAATATGGACCAAATGATTTGGAGATGGAAGATTAGTTTAATGTGAAAAGAGAGTGAGGTGTCGTGTGATTTTGTGAAGAGAAGGTGTTTGTTAAAATGAGGAAGAGAAGAGTCATAGGGAAAGGATATTTTGGTGCCGCCACATAACCCACATTAccaactttttaaacaaaaacttccttttttattaatacaaaaaaggCTGAGTTTGCACACCTACCAAGACCAACGCCTAGCTGTGCTGTCTCTATGCGCACATAATTGGGAGCAAACTTAgcctcttcttttctttttccaaattaaaaaattcttttttttttcatcatatttctttcttattcttattactTGCAATCTTGATTCTCTCgtttttcttcattcatttttatatttcgaTTTTAGTTGCttctaatttttgtattttttcataaaaaaatatttatttatgtttttgtactttcttaaaaaataattttggtagTGGAAAATCATCCTTTTATTtctgaaaatttaatttagtgttttataccaaacaaaaaatttatggttatatttgtaaaatttttagtaaaatataattattctccCTTTTGCatcaattattatcattattgttgttgttattattattatttattttgtaaccTTGAATCTCTCACTTCAAAGGTATTATTAATTCATTGGTATTGGTAAAAATCCCCTCTCcccaaaaataagaaaagaaagaaatcgaTTGGTTCATTGGGTGGCTGTGGAATTCGATAAAAAGTAAGCAGGTGAATCCAattcattttataaacaatttcttttatccaTTGGTTAACtcaattaacttaaaataatctCAACGtacaattttatatatggttcaaaacaccaaaaataaaaataaatataaaaactaaaaataggAATGAATGATATATAGGTTTATTATTTGTGTCAATAATGAGTGATTTCGTTTATTAAATTAGTGAGAATGAGGTAATGGGAATCTTAGGATAAGGACAAAgtgagatttaaaaaatagaaaatggtAGAGGGTGAGAGTGTGTGTGTGGTGGTAGAATGGTAGCATTCTTAATGACCTCAATCAACTCCAGCCACGCGTCACCATTTGAAACTATCAACgttcctctttttattttatttttcctttttccttttttttttctcttttggttaaagataaaaaaggtTAGTGTACCCAACAACATGCATCAAGTAAAAAAGGCTGCTACATAATCTCTTCTAAATCttacttttcatttctaatctatttttcaattacaacatatctttattttaaagatatgGGTTGAAGAGAAATTGCTTTGGTTtggcttttttttataagtattttggTCCAATTGtatgaagaaattttttttgaacGACCCAATTATAAATGGTATGACAAGTGGCTATAGTTTActctaaaatagttttttttaaattttttttgatgtTATGAATTTAGAATAGCTTCAAGTAACAAAGATtccaatttaattatgttatatGATTAAATCTTTGATTTAGTCACCTTGATGTATTTGGTTTGGTCTCTGTCAAAGTAAAACActgttttgaatttaatttgtttttcttatatgAAACTACGAACCAACATACTTAAActcatattttgtttgtgcACAGTTTGTGTTTTATCTCACAATTCAAGTTCAACTTTATTTACTATTATCATTTGAGTTTTTCACCCAAGTTTGGTTGagtaaattgtttatttttttaaaaaaattgattgtggataaattaaatttgataaaaagaaaaacaatttgaatcaataaaaaaaatagtaggAATGAGTGCTAAAATAATCGACATAAATTGTGAACTTCTCACTTTGTTACCATCTTATTTCCAAcgttcatttgatttttttaaatatttgatattttgttgtgTAATTCCCGGTATCTCCTTTTGTTACAATGTGTcacattctttttttacaatGTGTCACATtcaatgaatgaaaaaaaatcgttacAAAAGATTTCATTAAAGATGTGTAGGAGTTTGTCCAAGGAATTATCCAATTTCAAATCCCAAAAGCAATTGTTtcttatatagttttttttctttaaatccaTTAATAAAGTTGGAATCAAATTACGTAAAAATGAGTTTGGTGTGTTAAT
This DNA window, taken from Cucumis sativus cultivar 9930 chromosome 6, Cucumber_9930_V3, whole genome shotgun sequence, encodes the following:
- the LOC101218033 gene encoding uncharacterized protein LOC101218033, coding for MVTFSQTPWSRYRARCISLPARSHPSTIRVEEELAKLRSSDPSSFSSIEAICSSLSGLVELYRCINEVLNLPLAQQALASHRREIWVQELVDDSVRFLDICDNTRDTVLLIKESIRELQSAIRRSKYEDSGIENSIAAYICLRKRIKHESLKKSLASLRQMDCTTGASPPLQLENEVTAAVIRVLREASSVTSSIFNSLLSFLAVPVQWRSKPSRWTLVSRLVQKGAISRNNQTERMNELENLEIAMEELRFGSSSRDTEAKEKIEGIVRERLMGLDSSIERIERGTEGLFRELIHTRVSLLNIITE
- the LOC101217795 gene encoding uncharacterized protein LOC101217795, with protein sequence MATKYHARSISLPSRSHPSTLKVEEELAKVKTWVSSTTSSSSSSVCGGLLGLQDLYDSIDELLKMGSTQKVLSCPQHKQFVEELLDGSMKLLDVCSLAKEVTLETQQHVGALHSAVRRRKGDSAVKTATVAYNCYRKRMKKEAKKLITSMKKMNEKFNTTPMENPDHHLSSVIGALRQACSTNNLIFESVLVYLTPLTKSKARGWSLVSKWVHKGAIACESNSGLNEFENVDVALSSVVQEMEVEKSQIAQKRLESLEMAAQEIESGLDGVFRRLIKTRASMLNIISQ